A section of the Streptomyces sp. NBC_00178 genome encodes:
- a CDS encoding 2Fe-2S iron-sulfur cluster-binding protein produces MSNEENPGQRHGQPDPYAGWEPTPQGGEYDAEATAFVHLPPEDFPDLGGDPLAAPGHSYVPPMIVPLTPAAGLDPSATGSWVLQTQSQQERAAEHAAGQETAAEEVRWPDPNQQQEHYQQPYPDTSQYAQTSSTTAHWNYTEAVHPAEPEPSPEPAGHTGQWTIPVAGGDIPEESGEFSASAMASQWYADTPPATLPGGAPAPWATQQPAHEAPEPAAAEETAPEAPHEAPEEPQEPTETAPAAESTAPAPEAPAEGLATPGEPEEPTAAVEEPAAEAPAPDAEAAEPAPEPGTVPAEPAPEHAPVSADELAAVPVDAPSEHPSASYVLHVNGADRPVTDAWIGESLLYVLRERLGLAGAKDGCSQGECGACNVQVDGRLVASCMVPAATTAGSEVRTVEGLAVDGEPSDVQRALASCGAVQCGFCIPGMAMTVHDLLEGNHAPSELETRQALCGNLCRCSGYRGVLDAVREVVAGREAVSEPATGTLDDLEPRIPHQAAPGEGGVQHEGDVR; encoded by the coding sequence GTGAGCAATGAGGAGAACCCCGGGCAGCGGCACGGGCAGCCCGACCCCTACGCCGGCTGGGAGCCGACTCCGCAGGGCGGTGAGTACGACGCGGAGGCCACCGCCTTCGTCCACCTGCCCCCGGAGGACTTCCCCGACCTCGGGGGCGACCCGCTCGCCGCACCGGGACACAGCTACGTACCGCCGATGATCGTGCCGCTGACCCCGGCCGCCGGGCTCGACCCCTCGGCGACCGGCAGCTGGGTCCTGCAGACGCAGAGCCAGCAGGAACGCGCCGCCGAGCACGCCGCAGGTCAGGAGACCGCGGCGGAGGAGGTGCGGTGGCCGGACCCGAACCAGCAGCAGGAGCACTACCAGCAGCCGTACCCGGACACGTCGCAGTACGCGCAGACGTCGTCCACGACGGCCCACTGGAACTACACCGAGGCCGTGCACCCCGCCGAGCCCGAGCCGTCCCCCGAGCCCGCCGGACACACGGGCCAGTGGACGATCCCGGTCGCGGGCGGCGACATCCCGGAGGAGTCCGGCGAGTTCTCCGCCTCCGCGATGGCTTCGCAGTGGTACGCGGACACGCCCCCCGCCACCCTGCCCGGCGGGGCCCCCGCACCGTGGGCGACGCAGCAACCGGCCCACGAGGCGCCGGAGCCCGCCGCGGCCGAGGAGACGGCACCCGAAGCGCCGCACGAAGCCCCTGAGGAGCCGCAGGAGCCCACGGAGACGGCACCGGCGGCCGAGAGCACCGCCCCGGCCCCGGAGGCCCCCGCGGAGGGCCTGGCGACCCCCGGTGAGCCGGAGGAGCCCACCGCCGCCGTCGAGGAGCCGGCGGCGGAAGCACCCGCTCCCGACGCCGAGGCCGCCGAACCCGCGCCCGAGCCCGGGACCGTGCCGGCCGAACCCGCGCCGGAGCATGCCCCCGTGTCCGCCGACGAGCTCGCCGCCGTCCCCGTGGACGCGCCGAGCGAGCACCCCTCCGCCTCGTACGTCCTCCACGTGAACGGAGCCGACCGCCCGGTCACCGACGCCTGGATCGGGGAGTCGCTGCTCTACGTCCTGCGCGAGCGTCTCGGCCTCGCCGGGGCCAAGGACGGCTGCTCGCAGGGCGAATGCGGCGCCTGCAACGTGCAGGTCGACGGCCGCCTCGTCGCCTCGTGCATGGTCCCCGCCGCCACCACCGCCGGCAGCGAGGTCCGCACCGTCGAAGGCCTCGCGGTGGACGGCGAACCGTCCGACGTGCAGCGCGCCCTCGCCTCGTGCGGGGCCGTCCAGTGCGGCTTCTGCATCCCGGGCATGGCCATGACCGTGCACGACCTCCTGGAGGGCAACCACGCCCCCAGCGAACTGGAGACCCGGCAGGCCCTGTGCGGCAACCTCTGCCGCTGCTCCGGCTACCGGGGCGTGCTCGACGCCGTACGCGAGGTCGTCGCGGGCCGCGAAGCGGTGTCGGAGCCGGCGACGGGCACGCTGGACGACCTCGAACCGCGCATCCCGCACCAGGCCGCCCCCGGTGAGGGCGGCGTCCAGCACGAGGGAGACGTCCGGTGA